One part of the Acetoanaerobium sticklandii genome encodes these proteins:
- a CDS encoding tyrosine-type recombinase/integrase — translation MKSLKVAVEMYQCDLMLTGKKESTILSYMKDATTFQEFLEKNMKKSSWEIDIKSIKRKEIVKFKQYLIKDKNYSDTSVKRIFNSLRTFYKFLNEQFEVENLMLNEAFGKKKDIVALKTSKREKIIAQESLLEFFDKLRKTNDSIRNTSIFSILLLVGINAEEVIKLKWSDLDFNKRTIKIQRDELIELPISLSLANQLKTYYILQKEKKINSIYIFNSINNPNQAMSINSLKSIYKNNSKNINITGGIKAFQVTFIIENLKKNISLHKIAEFTGHKRVDSLSIYKDLA, via the coding sequence ATGAAAAGTTTAAAAGTAGCGGTGGAAATGTATCAATGCGATTTAATGTTGACTGGAAAAAAAGAAAGCACAATTTTATCTTATATGAAAGATGCTACTACATTTCAAGAGTTTCTAGAGAAAAATATGAAAAAAAGCAGTTGGGAAATTGATATTAAAAGTATTAAGAGAAAAGAAATTGTTAAATTCAAGCAATATTTAATAAAAGATAAGAACTATTCAGATACAAGCGTAAAAAGAATATTTAACTCATTAAGAACTTTTTACAAATTTTTAAATGAGCAGTTTGAAGTTGAAAATCTTATGTTGAATGAAGCTTTTGGGAAGAAAAAAGATATTGTAGCACTTAAAACATCTAAGAGAGAAAAAATAATTGCTCAAGAATCACTTCTAGAGTTTTTTGACAAGCTTAGGAAAACCAATGATTCAATTAGAAATACATCAATTTTTTCTATTTTGCTGCTCGTCGGAATAAACGCTGAGGAAGTAATTAAGCTCAAATGGAGTGATTTGGATTTTAATAAGAGAACCATCAAGATACAAAGAGATGAATTAATTGAACTTCCTATATCTTTATCCTTAGCGAATCAGCTTAAAACTTATTATATCCTACAGAAAGAAAAAAAGATTAATTCTATATATATTTTTAATTCTATAAATAACCCGAATCAAGCTATGTCAATAAATTCATTAAAATCAATTTATAAAAATAATTCTAAAAATATCAATATCACTGGAGGAATAAAAGCCTTTCAAGTTACATTCATAATAGAAAATTTGAAAAAAAACATAAGTTTACACAAAATAGCTGAATTTACTGGACATAAAAGAGTAGATTCTCTAAGTATATACAAAGATTTAGCATAA